The Pseudorasbora parva isolate DD20220531a chromosome 25, ASM2467924v1, whole genome shotgun sequence genome segment caaggccatatgctaatcgctgaagtaaccctttaacaaacaaaaataaaacgatgctcttctagttaaccagagactTGTTTATAatagttaggttcatccgtgcagaaagatgtttcaaaaagtggtggggacatgtcccacccatcccacccgcaaattacgccttTGTCATTACTTCATTCATGCCTGTGTTTTGTTGTCTAGACTCGCGTTCTCCTCCTGAATTGGTGTGCCTGGTTCCTCCGCATGCGCCGGCCCGGTGAGGAACGTGTCCGCCTGGCCTGCCACAATAAACACCCGCGGCGAGGCAGTGTGTCGAGCGTGGAGCTTTCTGTCAGCCAGGGGGCGCTGCAGCCTGCCAGTGGAAACATGCTGTACATCGGCTTCAGAGGTATGGAGGGCGTCCATTACGCTTCCTCTCACGACTCTCACAGCGTGCTCTGCGGCCGTCTCTTGGCATCCGCTGAGGAGGACGTGCTGTTGCCGGGGGCGGCGATGCCGTCGCTAGGGGGCGGGGCTGGAATCAGGGGCGGGGTCAGTGGAGGCATCGTGGGCGGGGCTTTGGAACTGGAACTGGCCAAAATTCTGGAGGAAGTGAGGTATATCGCCAAACGATTTCGCGACCAGGACGAGGACGAGAGTGCGTGTAACGAGTGGAAGTTCGCAGCGGCAGTCATCGATCGCTTGTGCCTCATGGCGTTCTCCATTTTCACAATCCTCTGCACAATTGGGATCCTGATGTCGGCGCCCAATTTCGTGGAAGCCATCTCGAAAGATTTCTTCACCTGATGCTCGAAGATCTTGCCGCGAGatctttattttaagttttttttgtacATCGCCCAGCAACGACCCATATTCTTGTGTAACAGGAGTGAAAATATGACATGCTAACTAGGGCTGAGTGAAAACGATTGTCGCACTGATTTTATGCA includes the following:
- the LOC137065068 gene encoding neuronal acetylcholine receptor subunit alpha-7 isoform X2, with the protein product MMEADITGYIANGEWDLVEVPGRRNEKFYDCCKEPYPDVTFTVVMRRRTLYYGLNLLIPCVLISTLALLVFLLPADSGEKISLGITVLLSLTVFMLLVAEIMPATSDSVPLIAQYFATTMVIVGLSVIATVLVLQYHYHDPDGAKMPRWTRVLLLNWCAWFLRMRRPGEERVRLACHNKHPRRGSVSSVELSVSQGALQPASGNMLYIGFRGMEGVHYASSHDSHSVLCGRLLASAEEDVLLPGAAMPSLGGGAGIRGGVSGGIVGGALELELAKILEEVRYIAKRFRDQDEDESACNEWKFAAAVIDRLCLMAFSIFTILCTIGILMSAPNFVEAISKDFFT